In the genome of Conger conger chromosome 8, fConCon1.1, whole genome shotgun sequence, one region contains:
- the paip2b gene encoding polyadenylate-binding protein-interacting protein 2B isoform X1, whose protein sequence is MPEPAEMSGPEVAKTPGGSSGPGKDGKEPVANGHGESEPNPFAEYMWMENEEEYNRQVEEELLEQEFLERCFQEMLDEEDQDWFIPARDLPSGVGQIQQQLNGLSVNDCNTEDIVRKSSLNPEAKEFVPGVKY, encoded by the exons aACCGGCAGAGATGAGCGGTCCAGAGGTAGCGAAGACGCCGGGCGGCAGCAGCGGCCCCGGGAAGGATGGCAAGGAGCCGGTGGCCAACGGGCACGGAGAGAGCGAGCCCAACCCCTTCGCCGAGTACATGTGGATGGAGAACGAGGAGGAGTACAACCGACAG gtggaggaggagctgtTGGAGCAAGAGTTCCTGGAACGCTGTTTCCAGGAGATGCTGGACGAGGAGGATCAGGATTGGTTCATTCCAGCGAGGGACCTCCCCTCGGGGGTGGGGCAGATACAGCAGCAGCTGAACGGGCTGTCCGTCAACGACTGCAACACTGAGGACATCGTG cgcAAAAGCAGCTTAAACCCAGAGGCAAAGGAGTTTGTGCCGGGAGTGAAATACTAG
- the paip2b gene encoding polyadenylate-binding protein-interacting protein 2B isoform X2 yields the protein MSGPEVAKTPGGSSGPGKDGKEPVANGHGESEPNPFAEYMWMENEEEYNRQVEEELLEQEFLERCFQEMLDEEDQDWFIPARDLPSGVGQIQQQLNGLSVNDCNTEDIVRKSSLNPEAKEFVPGVKY from the exons ATGAGCGGTCCAGAGGTAGCGAAGACGCCGGGCGGCAGCAGCGGCCCCGGGAAGGATGGCAAGGAGCCGGTGGCCAACGGGCACGGAGAGAGCGAGCCCAACCCCTTCGCCGAGTACATGTGGATGGAGAACGAGGAGGAGTACAACCGACAG gtggaggaggagctgtTGGAGCAAGAGTTCCTGGAACGCTGTTTCCAGGAGATGCTGGACGAGGAGGATCAGGATTGGTTCATTCCAGCGAGGGACCTCCCCTCGGGGGTGGGGCAGATACAGCAGCAGCTGAACGGGCTGTCCGTCAACGACTGCAACACTGAGGACATCGTG cgcAAAAGCAGCTTAAACCCAGAGGCAAAGGAGTTTGTGCCGGGAGTGAAATACTAG